A single genomic interval of Cyprinus carpio isolate SPL01 chromosome B24, ASM1834038v1, whole genome shotgun sequence harbors:
- the LOC109048993 gene encoding cysteine/serine-rich nuclear protein 1-like, whose product MSGVLKRKYEEVEEDPCYSSSSPSSLSSFSFSLSLSLSLSCYSDTLDSTPSNPSSPATSLNTTSILKKAKRSRRGNVQFDQVTVFFFPRCQGFTSVPSRGGCTLGMVQRHSAQRRYSIAEFAIAQRHLRREKIKNRLKEEKLEALKLKLTKNGTQESEEADMLTIDDIPEDEIDLSGVNLDDGSFLHPYPSKRRYAILKAAGVKKIDKDEKRQLHDLRTSREDCGCDCQGFCEPETCSCSLAGIKCQMDHSSFPCGCTKDGCGNMAGRIEFNSSRVQTHYIHTIMKLELEKRLEEHTPESKTPSEDLPDCSSPIHPAESSTTPDRPTFHFNSELVAVGENSCSSDMTDSSSSSGQSEESESAENAQSAQSPLDVDENGLTRILSFSDTDNEDCSVTEQNNNNCDYQQKKSESMGYGIFSSTDDKLSTSQTDNSRMAMSELLDENANQANALFHSGSVPHTPSPSIDHSASYMDLSLSSESDLEFFDGFPCLGPSSLYNSLKEYEHVDNFFQFQSPTYPSLPQAADPGTCLLESLIGLSDSVPEPPATFTDNQMLEDAMKLSVMESVKV is encoded by the exons ATGAGCGGGGTTCTCAAGAGGAAGTatgaggaggtggaggaggaccCGTGCTACTCTTCCTCCTccccttcctctctctcctctttttctttctctctctctctctctctctctctcagctgctaCTCCGACACCCTGGATTCGACCCCCAGCAACCCCAGCTCCCCAGCAACATCCTTAAACA CCACATCTATCCTGAAGAAGGCCAAGCGCTCACGGCGAGGCAACGTGCAGTTTGACCAGGTTACGGTCTTCTTCTTTCCTCGCTGTCAGGGCTTCACCAGCGTGCCCAGCCGGGGAGGTTGCACCCTTGGCATGGTACAGAGGCACAGCGCCCAGCGCCGCTACTCAATAGCGGAGTTTGCCATAGCACAGCGCCATCTACGGCGAGAGAAAATCAAAAACCGATTAAAGGAGGAAAAACTGGAAGCTCTTAAGCTGAAG CTTACCAAAAATGGTACCCAGGAGTCCGAAGAGGCTGATATGTTGACTATCGATGACATCCCAGAGGATGAAATCGACCTCAGCGGAGTAAACTTGGATGACGGTTCCTTCCTGCATCCCTACCCCTCCAAGAGAAGATATGCCATCCTCAAAGCCGCTGGCGTGAAAAAGATCGATAAAGATGAGAAGCGTCAACTGCATGACTTGCGTACGTCGAGAGAAGACTGCGGATGCGACTGCCAGGGCTTCTGCGAGCCGGAGACCTGCAGCTGTAGTTTGGCTGGGATCAAATGTCAG ATGGACCATTCATCCTTCCCATGTGGCTGCACTAAAGACGGCTGTGGGAACATGGCAGGCCGCATCGAGTTCAACTCCAGCCGAGTTCAGACCCACTACATCCACACCATCATGAAGCTAGAGCTGGAGAAGCGTTTGGAAGAGCACACGCCAGAGAGCAAAACCCCCTCTGAAGATCTGCCAGACTGCAGTTCTCCAATCCACCCAGCAGAGAGCAGCACCACGCCAGACAGACCCACGTTTCACTTCAACTCGGAGCTAGTAGCCGTGGGCGAGAACAGCTGTAGCAGCGACATGACCGATTCGTCTAGTTCTTCAGGCCAGAGCGAGGAATCGGAGTCCGCCGAAAATGCTCAGAGCGCGCAGTCGCCGCTAGACGTAGACGAAAACGGACTTACGAGAATCCTAAGCTTTAGCGACACAGACAATGAGGACTGTTCTGTGAcagagcaaaacaacaacaactgcgaCTACCAGCAGAAAAAGAGCGAGTCCATGGGCTACGGCATCTTCAGCTCGACAGACGACAAGCTTAGCACGTCACAAACGGACAACAGCCGCATGGCCATGTCTGAGCTCCTAGACGAGAACGCTAATCAAGCCAACGCTCTATTCCACAGTGGCTCCGTCCCCCACACGCCCTCACCCTCCATCGATCACTCGGCCAGCTACATGGACCTGAGCCTCTCATCCGAATCAGACCTGGAGTTCTTCGACGGCTTTCCTTGTCTTGGACCGAGCTCGTTGTACAACTCCTTAAAGGAGTACGAACACGTGGACAACTTCTTTCAGTTCCAGTCGCCTACTTACCCTAGCCTTCCACAGGCCGCCGACCCGGGCACATGTCTCCTGGAGTCTCTGATTGGCTTGTCGGATTCGGTCCCAGAACCTCCGGCAACCTTCACAGACAATCAAATGCTTGAAGATGCCATGAAGCTTTCAGTGATGGAGTCTGTCAAAGTCTAA